A genomic segment from Malaclemys terrapin pileata isolate rMalTer1 chromosome 1, rMalTer1.hap1, whole genome shotgun sequence encodes:
- the LOC128833529 gene encoding olfactory receptor 52M1-like isoform X1 — protein MSDSNTTDFTNPSTFILLGIPGLEGAHVWISIPFCAMYVTAILGNFTILFIVKTELSLHGPMYYFLCMLAVTDLVLSTSILPKMLSIFWFNSREINFSACLTQLYLIHCFIVMESGILVAMAFDRYVAICDPLRHSTTLTNPVVAKIGLAALLRGGMLVLPYVLLARQWPYCRTNIIPHTHCEHMAVVKLACADIRVSSYYGLSVAILVISMDVLFIAVSYIQILRAIFSLPTKDARLKTFGTCISHLCIILVFYISALFSSLTYRFGQNVALHFHVLVANVYFLVPSMLNPIIYGVRTKQIRDRLLRLLLNGTLRGKEKQ, from the coding sequence atgtcagattccaacacaactGACTTCActaacccctccaccttcatcttgctgggcattcctggcctggagggggcccatgtctggatctccatccccttctgtgcCATGTATGTCACagccatcttggggaacttcaccatcctgttcatcgtGAAGACGGAGCTGAGCCTCCATGGGCCCATGtattatttcctctgcatgctggccgtcACCGACCTGGTCCTGTCCACATCCATcctgcccaaaatgctgagcatcttctggttcaattccagggagatcaatTTCAGTGCTTGCCTCACCCAGCTGTACTTGATTCACTGCTTCATAGTGATGGAGTCTGGGATCCTtgtggccatggcttttgatcgctacgtggccatctgcgatcccctgagacattcTACCACCCTGACAAACCCCGTTGTGGCCAAGATTGGCTTGGCCGCGTTACTGCGCGGTGGCATGCTCGTATTGCCCTATGTCTTGCTGGCGAGGcaatggccatattgcagaaccaacatcatcccccacacacactgcgaGCACATGGccgtggtgaagctggcctgtgcTGACATCCGTGTCAGTAGTTACTACGGCCTCTCTGTGGCAATCTTGGTGATCAGTATGGATGTGCTTTTTATCGCTGTGTCCTATATCCaaatcctcagggccatcttcagcctccccacaaaggacgcccggctcaagacttttgggacTTGCATCTCCCACCTCTGTATCATCTTAGTCTTTTACATCTcagctctcttctcctccctcacaTACCGGTTTGGCCAGAATGTGGCCCTGCACTTCCACGTTCTCGTTGCCAATGTCTACTTCCTGGTGCCCTCCATGCTAAACCCTATAATCTacggggtgaggaccaaacagatccgggacaggctACTCCG
- the LOC128833529 gene encoding olfactory receptor 52E2-like isoform X2 — MSDSNTTDFTNPSTFILLGIPGLEGAHVWISIPFCAMYVTAILGNFTILFIVKTELSLHGPMYYFLCMLAVTDLVLSTSILPKMLSIFWFNSREINFSACLTQLYLIHCFIVMESGILVAMAFDRYVAICDPLRHSTTLTNPVVAKIGLAALLRGGMLVLPYVLLARQWPYCRTNIIPHTHCEHMAVVKLACADIRVSSYYGLSVAILVISMDVLFIAVSYIQILRAIFSLPTKDARLKTFGTCISHLCIILVFYISALFSSLTYRFGQNVALHFHVLVANVYFLVPSMLNPIIYGVRTKQIRDRLLRPFTHKGT; from the coding sequence atgtcagattccaacacaactGACTTCActaacccctccaccttcatcttgctgggcattcctggcctggagggggcccatgtctggatctccatccccttctgtgcCATGTATGTCACagccatcttggggaacttcaccatcctgttcatcgtGAAGACGGAGCTGAGCCTCCATGGGCCCATGtattatttcctctgcatgctggccgtcACCGACCTGGTCCTGTCCACATCCATcctgcccaaaatgctgagcatcttctggttcaattccagggagatcaatTTCAGTGCTTGCCTCACCCAGCTGTACTTGATTCACTGCTTCATAGTGATGGAGTCTGGGATCCTtgtggccatggcttttgatcgctacgtggccatctgcgatcccctgagacattcTACCACCCTGACAAACCCCGTTGTGGCCAAGATTGGCTTGGCCGCGTTACTGCGCGGTGGCATGCTCGTATTGCCCTATGTCTTGCTGGCGAGGcaatggccatattgcagaaccaacatcatcccccacacacactgcgaGCACATGGccgtggtgaagctggcctgtgcTGACATCCGTGTCAGTAGTTACTACGGCCTCTCTGTGGCAATCTTGGTGATCAGTATGGATGTGCTTTTTATCGCTGTGTCCTATATCCaaatcctcagggccatcttcagcctccccacaaaggacgcccggctcaagacttttgggacTTGCATCTCCCACCTCTGTATCATCTTAGTCTTTTACATCTcagctctcttctcctccctcacaTACCGGTTTGGCCAGAATGTGGCCCTGCACTTCCACGTTCTCGTTGCCAATGTCTACTTCCTGGTGCCCTCCATGCTAAACCCTATAATCTacggggtgaggaccaaacagatccgggacaggctACTCCGGCCCTTTACTCATAAAGGGACCTAA
- the LOC128833540 gene encoding olfactory receptor 52E4-like — MSDSNTTDFTNPSTFILLGIPGLEAAHVWISIPFCTMYIIAILGNFTILFIVKTESSLHVPMYYFLCMLAITDLVLSMSTLPKMLSIFWFNSREINFSACLTQLYFIHSFSGMESGIFVAMAVDRYVAICNPLRHSTILTNPMVAKIGLAILLRGGMLALPYPFLVRRWPYCKTNIIPHTHCEHMAVVKLACADIRVSSYYGLFVLLCVLCLDVFFITVSYIQILRAIFRLPTKDARIKTFETCFSHLCAILAFYIPGLFSSLMSRFGQNMAVHFHVLIANVYLLVSPLLNPIIYGVRTKQIRNRLLHFFTHKGT, encoded by the coding sequence atgtcagattccaacacaaccgacttcaccaacccctccaccttcatcctgctgggcattcctggcctggaggcagcccatgtctggatctccatcccttTCTGCACCATGTACATTatagccatcttggggaacttcaccatcctttTTATCGTGAAGACGGAGTCGAGCCTCCATGtccccatgtactatttcctctgcatgctggccatcaCCGACCTGGTCCTGTCCATGTCCACCCtacccaaaatgctgagcatcttctggttcaattccagggagatcaatttcagtgcctgcctcacccagctgTACTTCATTCACTCCTTCTCAgggatggagtctgggatctTTGTGGCCATGGCTGTTgatcgctatgtggccatctgcaatcccctgagacattccaccatcctgacaaacccTATGGTGGCCAAGATCGGCCTGGCCATTTTGCTGCGGGGTGGCATGCTTGCACTGCCCTATCCCTTCCTGGTGAGGCGATGGCCATACTGCAAAACGAACATCATCCCCCATACGCACTGTGAGCACATGGccgtggtgaagctggcctgtgcCGACATCCGTGTCAGTAGTTACTACGGCCTCTTTGTGCTATTGTGTGTGCTCTGTCTGGATGTGTTTTTTATCACAGTGTCCTACatccagatcctcagggccatttTCAGActccccacaaaggatgcccgGATCAAGACATTTGAAACCTGCTTCTCCCACCTCTGCGCCATCTTAGCCTTTTACATCCCAGGTCTCTTCTCATCCCTCATGTCCCGGTTTGGCCAGAATATGGCCGTGCATTTCCATGTTCTCATTGCCAATGTGTACCTCCTGGTTTCCCCCttgctaaaccccatcatctatggggtgaggaccaaacagatacGGAACAGGCTGCTCCATTTCTTTACTCATAAAGGGACCTAA